The following coding sequences are from one Rhineura floridana isolate rRhiFlo1 chromosome 2, rRhiFlo1.hap2, whole genome shotgun sequence window:
- the C2H11orf96 gene encoding uncharacterized protein C11orf96 homolog — MMAAAAAAKPTELIGICSSYQAVMPHFVCITEEFPQPIRPAKLPKGKLRRARQSRFKTQPVTFDEIQEVEEEGVSPMEEEKAKKSFLQSLECLRRSTQNLSLQKEKKLSSCSRLRNSLDSSDSDSPL, encoded by the coding sequence atgatggcagcagcagcagccgccaagCCCACGGAGCTGATAGGCATCTGCTCGAGCTACCAGGCAGTCATGCCGCACTTCGTGTGCATCACCGAGGAGTTCCCTCAGCCCATCCGGCCCGCCAAGCTGCCCAAGGGTAAGCTGCGCAGAGCCCGCCAGTCCCGCTTCAAGACGCAGCCGGTGACCTTCGATGAAAtccaggaggtggaggaggaaggggtctcccccatggaggaggagaaagccaAGAAGTCTTTCCTGCAGTCCCTCGAGTGCCTCCGGCGGAGCACCCAAAACCTCAGCCTGCAGAAGGAGAAGAAGCTCAGCAGCTGCAGCCGGCTGAGAAACAGCCTGGATTCCAGCGACTCCGACTCGCCCCTCTGA